From Cygnus atratus isolate AKBS03 ecotype Queensland, Australia chromosome 1, CAtr_DNAZoo_HiC_assembly, whole genome shotgun sequence, the proteins below share one genomic window:
- the RAB9A gene encoding ras-related protein Rab-9A, which yields MAAKSSLLKVILLGDGGVGKSSLMNRYVTNKFDAQLFHTIGVEFLNKDLEVDGHFVTMQIWDTAGQERFRSLRTPFYRGSDCCLLTFSVDDSQSFQNLSNWKKEFIYYADVKEPESFPFVILGNKVDINERQVSTEEAQDWCRNNGNHPYFETSAKDATNVAAAFEEAVRRVLASEDRSDQFIQTDTVNLHRKPKPSSSCC from the coding sequence ATGGCAGCAAAATCATCACTCCTTAAAGTAATACTGCTAGGAGATGGCGGAGTTGGGAAGAGTTCCCTTATGAACAGATATGTCACCAACAAGTTTGATGCACAGCTGTTTCATACAATTGGTGTGGAGTTCTTAAATAAAGATTTGGAAGTGGATGGACACTTTGTTACAATGCAGATATGGGACACGGCAGGTCAGGAACGTTTTAGGAGCTTGCGGACTCCTTTCTATAGAGGTTCTGACTGTTGCCTGCTTACCTTCAGCGTGGATGACTCTCAAAGCTTCCAAAACCTAAGCAACTGGAAGAAAGAATTCATTTATTATGCAGATGTCAAGGAGCCTGAAAGTTTTCCATTTGTGATACTGGGTAACAAAGTTGATATCAATGAAAGGCAAGTGTCTACCGAAGAAGCCCAAGACTGGTGCCGGAATAATGGTAATCATCCCTATTTTGAAACCAGTGCAAAAGATGCCACTAATGTTGCAGCAGCCTTTGAAGAAGCTGTTAGAAGAGTTCTAGCCTCTGAAGACAGATCAGATCAGTTTATTCAAACAGATACCGTAAACCTTCATCGGAAACCAAAACCCAGTTCATCTtgttgttga
- the TCEANC gene encoding transcription elongation factor A N-terminal and central domain-containing protein isoform X2 — translation MSDQKIIVHRARCIEKLLSGNNFQDIEDHLKELEDVDMTIEYLQGTEVTKAVYRVLKSCPSVELKKKAKQLLSKWKALYKNNCVQSVQVKKSVSGNVKEELEHLSVTPGEQLLSEGPSQQEVLDAAPSQVLVPSQSVKNVVCSQPEGSLEQLSPFEDQCIDNRDSKPLVNEVSLQQDHVRALRCKCADLLYKAMSDSAKDKEETDKWLELSKEIEEHIFALHSKNDRKYKNCIRSKISNLKNPKSSHLKCNLFSGTLSPKAFAEMTVMEMASDELKQLRALYTESSVQEHQLPHVINGTQTNKIKCRRCEKFDCTVTMIARGTLFLPGWVRNTNPDEQMLTYVICNECGEQWYHSRWICL, via the coding sequence atgtctGACCAGAAAATTATTGTACACAGAGCCCGTTGTATCGAAAAGCTACTCTCTGGAAACAATTTCCAAGATATTGAGGATCATCTTAAAGAGCTTGAAGATGTTGATATGACTATCGAATATCTTCAGGGGACAGAAGTTACCAAGGCTGTATACAGAGTACTCAAGAGCTGCCCTTCAGTAGAgttgaagaagaaagcaaagcagctaTTGTCGAAGTGGAAGGCACTTTACAAGAATAACTGTGTTCAGTCAGTGCAAGTTAAGAAGTCAGTTTCTGGAAATGTGAAAGAGGAACTTGAACATCTCAGTGTGACTCCTGGAGAACAGTTGCTGTCTGAAGGACCAAGTCAGCAGGAAGTATTAGATGCTGCCCCTTCTCAAGTTTTGGTCCCATCACAATCTGTTAAAAATGTGGTATGCAGTCAGCCAGAAGGTAGCTTGGAACAGCTCTCCCCTTTTGAGGACCAATGTATTGATAACAGAGATTCTAAACCTCTTGTTAATGAAGTAAGCTTGCAGCAGGATCACGTGAGAGCTCTGAGGTGTAAATGTGCAGATCTTCTTTATAAAGCTATGAGTGATTCTGccaaagacaaagaagaaactgaTAAATGGCTAGAGCTATCTAAAGAAATCGAAGAACATATTTTTGCTCTTCATTCTAAAAATGACAGGAAGTATAAAAATTGCATCAGAAGTAAAATCTCTAACCTGAAGAACCCTAAAAGTAGCCACTTAAAATGTAACCTTTTTTCAGGGACTTTGAGTCCAAAGGCTTTTGCTGAGATGACAGTGATGGAAATGGCCAGTGATGAACTGAAACAGCTCAGGGCCCTGTACACAGAGTCATCTGTGCAGGAACATCAGCTTCCACACGTTATTAACGGCActcagacaaacaaaataaagtgtaGGCGCTGTGAAAAATTTGATTGTACTGTCACTATGATTGCCAGAGGAACTCTCTTTCTTCCAGGTTGGGTGCGAAACACAAATCCAGATGAACAAATGTTGACTTACGTTATTTGTAATGAATGTGGAGAACAATGGTATCACAGCAGATGGATTTGTTTGTAA
- the TCEANC gene encoding transcription elongation factor A N-terminal and central domain-containing protein isoform X1 encodes MQVFVLFDLKMSDQKIIVHRARCIEKLLSGNNFQDIEDHLKELEDVDMTIEYLQGTEVTKAVYRVLKSCPSVELKKKAKQLLSKWKALYKNNCVQSVQVKKSVSGNVKEELEHLSVTPGEQLLSEGPSQQEVLDAAPSQVLVPSQSVKNVVCSQPEGSLEQLSPFEDQCIDNRDSKPLVNEVSLQQDHVRALRCKCADLLYKAMSDSAKDKEETDKWLELSKEIEEHIFALHSKNDRKYKNCIRSKISNLKNPKSSHLKCNLFSGTLSPKAFAEMTVMEMASDELKQLRALYTESSVQEHQLPHVINGTQTNKIKCRRCEKFDCTVTMIARGTLFLPGWVRNTNPDEQMLTYVICNECGEQWYHSRWICL; translated from the coding sequence atttaaaaatgtctGACCAGAAAATTATTGTACACAGAGCCCGTTGTATCGAAAAGCTACTCTCTGGAAACAATTTCCAAGATATTGAGGATCATCTTAAAGAGCTTGAAGATGTTGATATGACTATCGAATATCTTCAGGGGACAGAAGTTACCAAGGCTGTATACAGAGTACTCAAGAGCTGCCCTTCAGTAGAgttgaagaagaaagcaaagcagctaTTGTCGAAGTGGAAGGCACTTTACAAGAATAACTGTGTTCAGTCAGTGCAAGTTAAGAAGTCAGTTTCTGGAAATGTGAAAGAGGAACTTGAACATCTCAGTGTGACTCCTGGAGAACAGTTGCTGTCTGAAGGACCAAGTCAGCAGGAAGTATTAGATGCTGCCCCTTCTCAAGTTTTGGTCCCATCACAATCTGTTAAAAATGTGGTATGCAGTCAGCCAGAAGGTAGCTTGGAACAGCTCTCCCCTTTTGAGGACCAATGTATTGATAACAGAGATTCTAAACCTCTTGTTAATGAAGTAAGCTTGCAGCAGGATCACGTGAGAGCTCTGAGGTGTAAATGTGCAGATCTTCTTTATAAAGCTATGAGTGATTCTGccaaagacaaagaagaaactgaTAAATGGCTAGAGCTATCTAAAGAAATCGAAGAACATATTTTTGCTCTTCATTCTAAAAATGACAGGAAGTATAAAAATTGCATCAGAAGTAAAATCTCTAACCTGAAGAACCCTAAAAGTAGCCACTTAAAATGTAACCTTTTTTCAGGGACTTTGAGTCCAAAGGCTTTTGCTGAGATGACAGTGATGGAAATGGCCAGTGATGAACTGAAACAGCTCAGGGCCCTGTACACAGAGTCATCTGTGCAGGAACATCAGCTTCCACACGTTATTAACGGCActcagacaaacaaaataaagtgtaGGCGCTGTGAAAAATTTGATTGTACTGTCACTATGATTGCCAGAGGAACTCTCTTTCTTCCAGGTTGGGTGCGAAACACAAATCCAGATGAACAAATGTTGACTTACGTTATTTGTAATGAATGTGGAGAACAATGGTATCACAGCAGATGGATTTGTTTGTAA
- the TCEANC gene encoding transcription elongation factor A N-terminal and central domain-containing protein isoform X3 — MTIEYLQGTEVTKAVYRVLKSCPSVELKKKAKQLLSKWKALYKNNCVQSVQVKKSVSGNVKEELEHLSVTPGEQLLSEGPSQQEVLDAAPSQVLVPSQSVKNVVCSQPEGSLEQLSPFEDQCIDNRDSKPLVNEVSLQQDHVRALRCKCADLLYKAMSDSAKDKEETDKWLELSKEIEEHIFALHSKNDRKYKNCIRSKISNLKNPKSSHLKCNLFSGTLSPKAFAEMTVMEMASDELKQLRALYTESSVQEHQLPHVINGTQTNKIKCRRCEKFDCTVTMIARGTLFLPGWVRNTNPDEQMLTYVICNECGEQWYHSRWICL, encoded by the coding sequence ATGACTATCGAATATCTTCAGGGGACAGAAGTTACCAAGGCTGTATACAGAGTACTCAAGAGCTGCCCTTCAGTAGAgttgaagaagaaagcaaagcagctaTTGTCGAAGTGGAAGGCACTTTACAAGAATAACTGTGTTCAGTCAGTGCAAGTTAAGAAGTCAGTTTCTGGAAATGTGAAAGAGGAACTTGAACATCTCAGTGTGACTCCTGGAGAACAGTTGCTGTCTGAAGGACCAAGTCAGCAGGAAGTATTAGATGCTGCCCCTTCTCAAGTTTTGGTCCCATCACAATCTGTTAAAAATGTGGTATGCAGTCAGCCAGAAGGTAGCTTGGAACAGCTCTCCCCTTTTGAGGACCAATGTATTGATAACAGAGATTCTAAACCTCTTGTTAATGAAGTAAGCTTGCAGCAGGATCACGTGAGAGCTCTGAGGTGTAAATGTGCAGATCTTCTTTATAAAGCTATGAGTGATTCTGccaaagacaaagaagaaactgaTAAATGGCTAGAGCTATCTAAAGAAATCGAAGAACATATTTTTGCTCTTCATTCTAAAAATGACAGGAAGTATAAAAATTGCATCAGAAGTAAAATCTCTAACCTGAAGAACCCTAAAAGTAGCCACTTAAAATGTAACCTTTTTTCAGGGACTTTGAGTCCAAAGGCTTTTGCTGAGATGACAGTGATGGAAATGGCCAGTGATGAACTGAAACAGCTCAGGGCCCTGTACACAGAGTCATCTGTGCAGGAACATCAGCTTCCACACGTTATTAACGGCActcagacaaacaaaataaagtgtaGGCGCTGTGAAAAATTTGATTGTACTGTCACTATGATTGCCAGAGGAACTCTCTTTCTTCCAGGTTGGGTGCGAAACACAAATCCAGATGAACAAATGTTGACTTACGTTATTTGTAATGAATGTGGAGAACAATGGTATCACAGCAGATGGATTTGTTTGTAA